One Setaria viridis chromosome 5, Setaria_viridis_v4.0, whole genome shotgun sequence genomic region harbors:
- the LOC117859325 gene encoding protein ASPARTIC PROTEASE IN GUARD CELL 1 encodes MQPPTTLLPLVAASLLLLLLLAATPTPAASRHHRPAVTETLDVSASLSRARAALSTDAAAAASLHQSAAAAKPKPKRSPRSQKGAGASWSSLTLRLHSRDFLPGEQGRHESYRSLVLSRLRRDSSRAAAVSARAALAADGVTRLDLRPANASAVFAASAAAIQGPVVSGVGQGSGEYFSRVGIGSPARQLYMVLDTGSDVTWVQCQPCADCYQQSDPVFDPSLSASYAAVSCDSPRCRDLDTAACRNATGACLYEVAYGDGSYTVGDFATETLTLGDSQPVSNVAIGCGHDNEGLFVGAAGLLALGGGPLSFPSQISATTFSYCLVDRDSPAASTLQFGDGAAEADTVTAPLLRSPRTSTFYYVAMTGISVGGQALSIPTSAFAMDATSGSGGVIVDSGTAVTRLQSAAYAALRDAFVRGTPSLPRSSGVSLFDTCYDLSGRTSVEVPAVSLRFEGGGSLRLPAKNYLIPVDGAGTYCLAFAPTNAAVSIIGNVQQQGTRVSFDTAKGAVGFTPNKC; translated from the coding sequence ATGCAGCCGCCTACCACCCTCCTcccgctcgtcgccgcctccctcctcctcctcctcctcctcgccgccaccccgacgcccgccgcctcccgccaccaccgccccgcGGTCACGGAGACGCTCGACgtctccgcctccctctcccgcgcccgcgccgcgctctccaccgacgccgccgccgccgcctcgctgcaccagtccgccgccgccgccaagccgaagccgaagcgcTCCCCGCGGTCGCAGAAGGGCGCCGGCGCCTCCTGGTCCTCCCTGACGCTGCGGCTCCACTCCCGGGACTTCCTCCCGGGTGAGCAGGGCCGTCACGAGAGCTACCGCTCCCTGGTGctctcccgcctccgccgcgactcgtcccgcgccgcggcggtgtCGGCccgcgcggcgctggcggcggacgGCGTGACCCGGCTCGACCTGCGCCCCGCCAACGCGTCGGCGGTGTTcgcggcctccgcggcggcgatcCAGGGCCCCGTGGTGTCCGGCGTGGGGCAGGGCAGCGGCGAGTACTTCTCCCGCGTCGGGATCGGGAGCCCCGCGCGGCAGCTCTACATGGTGCTCGACACCGGCAGCGACGTCACCTGGGTGCAGTGCCAGCCCTGCGCCGACTGCTACCAGCAGTCGGACCCCGTCTTCGACCCTTCCCTCTCCGCCTCCTACGCCGCCGTCTCCTGCGACTCTCCGCGCTGCCGGGACCTCGACACCGCCGCCTGCCGCAACGCCACGGGCGCGTGCCTCTACGAGGTGGCCTACGGCGACGGCTCCTACAccgtcggcgacttcgccaccGAGACGCTGACGCTTGGCGACTCCCAGCCCGTCAGCAACGTCGCCATCGGGTGCGGCCACGACAACGAGGGCCTCTTCGTCGGCGCCGCGGGCCTGCTCGCCCTCGGCGGCGGGCCACTCTCGTTCCCCTCCCAGATCTCCGCCACCACCTTCTCCTACTGCCTCGTGGACCGCGACTCCCCCGCCGCGTCCACGCTCCAGTTCGGtgacggcgccgccgaggccgacaCCGTCACGGCCCCGCTCCTCCGCAGCCCGCGCACGAGCACCTTCTACTACGTCGCCATGACGGGGATCTCCGTGGGCGGGCAGGCGCTCTCCATCCCGACCTCCGCCTTCGCCATGGACGCCACCTCGGGGTCCGGCGGCGTCATCGTCGACTCCGGCACCGCCGTCACCCGGCTCCAGTCCGCGGCCTACGCGGCGCTCCGCGACGCCTTCGTCCGGGGCACGCCGTCGCTGCCCAGGTCCTCCGGGGTGTCGCTGTTCGACACGTGCTACGACCTGTCGGGCCGGACGAGCGTGGAGGTGCCCGCGGTGTCGCTGCGGTTCGAGGGCGGCGGGTCGCTGCGGCTGCCGGCGAAGAACTACCTGATCCCAGTGGACGGCGCGGGCACCTACTGCCTGGCGTTCGCGCCGACGAACGCCGCCGTGTCCATCATCGGGAACGTGCAGCAGCAGGGCACCCGCGTCAGCTTCGACACCGCCAAGGGCGCCGTCGGCTTCACCCCCAACAAGTGCTAG
- the LOC117858957 gene encoding putative lipid phosphate phosphatase 3, chloroplastic, producing the protein MQGAHTQLGSHTIQTHGVRLVRKHTHDWVVLILLAALVIGLHYAPPFKRFVGEDMMTGIRYPVKPSTVPGWAVPIISMLCPWVIFICIYFARRDVYDLHHATLGLLFAVLITAVFTDVIKVAVGRPRPDFFWRCFPDGKQLYDQVTGDVICHGEKSFLTDGRKSFPSGHTSWSFAGLGFLSLYLSGKIKAFDRQGHVAKLCIVILPLLLASLVGISRVDDYRHHWEDVFVGGLIGSIMAVLCYLHFFPPPYHDQGWGPYAYFQMLEELQAAHSSNAQNQQSAATGGQHIALSRQEHDRKSINDLESGSV; encoded by the exons ATGCAGGGGGCTCACACTCAGCTAGGCTCCCACACGATTCAGACTCATGGAGTGAGATTGGTCAGAAAGCACACACACGACTGGGTGGTTCTGATTCTTCTAGCTGCACTTGTGATTGGGCTGCATTATGCTCCCCCGTTCAAGCGATTCGTTGGGGAGGATATGATGACTGGTATTAGGTACCCAGTGAAACCAAGCACTGTGCCAGGATGGGCTGTTCCA ATAATATCTATGCTGTGTCCTTGGGTCATCTTCATATGCATATACTTTGCCAGGAGAGACGTTTATGATCTGCATCATGCAACACTAG GTCTTCTCTTCGCCGTGCTCATAACTGCGGTTTTCACTGATGTGATCAAGGTTGCAGTAGGGAGACCTAGGCCAGACTTCTTTTGGCGATGCTTTCCTGATGGAAAGCAG TTATATGATCAGGTGACTGGTGATGTGATTTGCCATGGTGAGAAAAGCTTCTTAACTGATGGGCGCAAGAGCTTTCCTAGTGGCCACACTTCGT GGTCTTTTGCTGGTCTTGGATTTTTGTCACTTTACTTGTCTGGCAAAATTAAGGCTTTTGATCGCCAAGGACATGTGGCCAAACTTTGCATTGTgatccttcctcttcttcttgcttcACTTGTTGGGATTTCCAGAGTAGATGACTACCGACACCACTGGGAGGACGTGTTTGTTGGTGGCCTTATTG GATCTATTATGGCAGTGCTGTGTTACTTGCATTTCTTTCCTCCTCCGTATCATGATCAAG GTTGGGGACCATATGCATACTTCCAAATGTTGGAGGAACTTCAAGCTGCCCATTCAAGCAATGCACAAAACCAACAATCTGCAGCTACAGGTGGGCAACACATTGCCCTATCCAGGCAGGAACATGACAGGAAGTCAATAAACGATTTGGAATCTGGAAGTGTGTAG